The genomic stretch CACAGTATGCGCGCATAGCAAGTGACAGCGTGATTATCCCAAGGTGCCCCAGCCAGCAGGCCAGCTGTCCCATGGACTCTGCCCCAATGTCAGGgctccagtgcagaagatgcactTGCCACGGTGTTTGGAAACGCTCTTTATTCAGTCCTGGAGAGGAGCCGGCCTGGCCGGGCCAAGGCAGGGCCCGCTCGGGGCCAGGCCTTCAGCCCCGGGGCAGCTCTGGGCCAGCCAGGCGGGGCTGGTAGACGCCAGGGGCCAGCAGCTTCAGGGTGAACTCAGTGATGACGGCTGTGAGGCCCCAGACTCGGTGCGGCCCATGCAGGAATACGGGCAGTGTGTATTGGAAGTGGCCACCGTGGCAGAAGTGGGTGTAACCCTGGTTCTGCTCCTGCAGCAGATGGGCCAGGGGCAGGGCGAACACTTCATCCACCTGTGGGCAGGGGGCAGCGAGAGGGCAGATGGAGCGCTGGCCACTGCAGCCTCCCCTATCGGGACAAcccgccctccccctccccagatgCCCCCACTCACCTCCTCGGGGTTGGGCCTGAGGCTCTGGGGATCCAGCGGGCCCACTCCAGCCAGCACCGGCACCACTGTGGCCTTTTCCTGCGGCGGGAGGGGAGCAGGCCgtcagggcagggctgggctgggcttggcGGAGCTTTGGGCCAGGGGAGCCTGAGGGGAGGCCTCTGCTCGTGGACTTGCTCCAGCTATGCTGACTGGCTCAGGCCCCCTCAACACACTAGACCTACTCGGGCCTCTGCGCCGTTGCTCTCCCTTACTTTTACCACCCTCAAATCACCCCTGCCTAGCCTGCAACGCCCTCAACAACCTCTGTCCACCAAGCTGAGTGGAGCTGGTTCACCTGGAGCCACCTCCATCCCAGGACTGAGCCTCAGGATCCCCTGTGAAAGGGGAATCAAATACCCCTGGCCCCTTCCCGACGGGTGTGGGAGGTTGGAACACAATGGCTGGGCAGGTTGTCTGGGACCCCACCGCCCTCGATGACTGCCACAGTCCCCATGGCCACCCTCCTGATCCCTGAGCGCCCTGCTCCTAGCCCAGGGTGAGCAGAGAGGCCAAGCAGGGTGAGGGCCTGAAGGGCTTACCCGGTCGTGCACGGGCCGCAGAACTCCCCAAACCTTCTCCTCGGGCACAGCCAGGCCCAGCTCCTCCTGCGTCTCCCTCAGGGCCGTGTGCACCACGTCCCGATCAGCGGGGTCACacttgccacctgggaaactgaaCAGGCAGAGGGAGCCTGCTTCTTGGGCCACTGGGGCCACGAAGGGCTGGGGGTGGCCGCTGCGGCAGGGGCTCGCCTAAAACAAAGTCTCTGCCCCTAGTTTGCAGAGAGGGCTGGGTAAGCCCCATGGCCTCTGCAGGTTCAGTTTACCTCCCTGAACAACAGGAGTAGGGGGAGAAGCTCCGGGGCTCAGACACGCTAACTGGGCTTATCGTGGGTCACCCCAGAGGTGCTGACAGCGACCCTAGGGTGTCCCCAGTTTCCCCCCGGGGGAGGGGGGTCGCAGCCTGGGCAGGAAGCCAAATAGCCCCGCCCCGCGCTCCCCCTTGGCTCCCGGAGGGGAATCCTCCTGCAGTCGCAGGGAAAGGGCAAAGTTCTGCCTTTTTAGTGcgtgtgcttggtcgctcagtcatgtccagctctttgtgaccccgtggactgtagcccgtcaggctcctctgtgcatggggattctccaggcaagaagacgagtgggttgccatgccctcctccaggggaatcttccccaccctggaatcgaagctcaggtctcctgcattgcaggcggattctttactgtctgggccaccagggtagcccaagaatactggagtgggtagcctttcccttctccaggggatcttcccaacccaggaatggaactggggtctcctacattgcaggcggagtcttcagcgtctgagccacaaagaagcccatgaacactggagtgggtagcctatcccttctccaggggatcttcctgacccaggaatcgaaccgaagtctcctgcattgcaggcggagtctttatcagctgagctaccttATGTCCCGCGCCCGCGCTTCGAGCGTCCGCGCGGCGGCGCCAGGGCAGGAGTACCAGCggcgccaggctcctccctccgcaGCCGGCTGGCCCAAGGGCTCTGCTTAGACCCATTCTGCAGAGGCGGAAACCAAGGCTCGGGGAGGCTAAGTGCTTTGCCCACGACCCGGCGGTCTCCGGAGTTTAGCAGCGCCCTCCTAGAAGGGAGAGGAGGTCCCGGCAGGTGTACCTGACGTCACCCTTGTGCCTCCCGGCCAGGCGGCTGGACCGCAGCGTGTAGAGTAGCGCCGGGACCCCGTGCACCGAGCACAGCGGCACGAGGACCGCGGCTGCCGCAGGCCGCGCGCGCAGCCGGGCCGTGGCTCCCGCCAGCAACCGCCGGCAGCGCTGTTCGCCCTCCGCCGACAGGCAGTCGGGCAGCATGTCCGGTCCAGCGCGGCGGGGACACCAAGGGCACCGGGCGCCGAGAGGGAAGAAGCTCGGGCGAGCACACTCGGGGAGGTCTCTCGGGAACTTGGTGGGGCGGGCCGTGGGAGGAGTTTGACCGCCTTGGTGGGGCGCGGTAGCGGCACAGGCCACGCCTACGAGGGCGGGGCCCGACCAAGGGGCGGacccaggcaggggagggggcgctCTGAGAATtgtggggcggggcgggaaggGGCGGGGCTCGATAGCCTGGGCTTCCGGCAGGGGCAGGCCTGGGCTTGCGGTAGGGGAgggcctggggcggggcgggaaggggcggggcgggaaggGGCGGGTCTGGCCCGACGGGTCTGAAGAGTGTCTCCTGCCTAGTGCAACTGGACTCGTGTCTGGCCGGCGACCGGGGTCGACCGTACTGACCGCGGGGTTTGGAAGTCGGGGTGTCTGATTGTTGAGGCCCCGCATTTCTCTGCGCCCGCAAGTGCTGCAGGATGTTTGGAGTCGGCGTTTAACGAGTAGAGATGCCTGGGGCCGCGGGAAGGagtgcccagccctgcccaccgtCCGGGCCCTATCTCCTGGCTCCGCTGGGTGGCAGGAGCTGCGCCCTCTCGCTccagggaacccactccagcccCAGACCTTTCCCCTGCTTTTCCCACCTCCAGGAGCTGGCCTCCTCCTCTCCCATCTCCTCTGGAACTTCTGCTCTTACAGGTGCTGGTCACTTTCTCTAGAAGCTCTCCTGCCTGGAATTTTGATTGAATTCTCAAACTCCTAGCGTCACCCCCACCTTGACCCCTGTGGTCACTGCCTGTGGCGTGCTGCACCCTCTGCCAGACTGTGTCCCCCCCGCCAAGGACCAGACACCCTGGTTTTGCACACAGCACCTAAACGTGAAATGAATGGCAGGTGTCCCATGCTTTGCTTCGACTTTGAGCAGTGCCTCCCTCAGCTGCAGTTTTGGTGCTCATCTGGGTGGGCGAGGCAGAGGGCAGGAATACAACCTCCCTCACAGCCCTGCCACTCAGCTTGTGTTGCCAGCTTTACCATGACTCTGCTCCCTGGGACGCCAGCAGCACGGAGCAGAGCTTTGTGATGTTTGCAGCCCAGACTCTGGGgtgtgggctttcctgaggccctccaccctgaactccgAGGACAGAAGTGCTCTGACCACCCGTTCCAAATGGTTTAATgttggagggaagagagaggtaAAGCAGGGTTTGGGGGAGTCACCCCCAAGGCAGAGGGGGCAGCTTGGAGACAGGGGGTCCAGTTCCAAGCCTGGCACCACCGCAGCCTGGTAACTCTGGGCAGGTCGCTTTCTTCTCTGGGCCTCCACCTGCCCTGCTCTCCTGGTcaagtgggtgggtggggggtctCTCTGCAGAGGTAAGGCCAAAGAGAGTGGGCTCCAGGGTAAGAGGACTCTGTCCACAGGGCCCCCACCGTCACTGTGGGTCCTGGCCAGGCCCCAGGCACATTGCAGTGGGGGAGAGGAGCCCCAGCCCCGCTGGGAGGGGCAGGCCCCCCTGGTCCCTGTCAGCCTGGATATTGGGCAGGGGGTATGGTGTTGGTCGGGCCCTTGGTCGGACGGGGCTTGAGGCTCCAATGTACAGGCCCTGATAGGCGAGAGGCGGGTAGGTGGCTGGGGCCAGCAGTGCCTCAGGAGGCGCCAGCAGCTgatggtggagcctggcagggaTCCTGGAGGTGAAGGCTTTGTTGGGGTCTGAGGGGGGAGGGCGTGGTCTCAGTGGACCCCaggccttccctcaggccttTAGCCTGCTGCTCTGAGACCCGGCCACTCTCCTTTCTCAAGTTGCCCAGCACTTAGCTTTTGTGCTTGCTCTTGCCTCTGCCTCaatttcttcccctcctcctccctcctcctcagtCCTCCAAGGCCCAGCCCAGTAaccgcctcctccaggaagtctacctgacctccaccctcaccccccaccacacCTGCTCTCCGCACTTTGTCCCTGCCCAACCGTTCTCCCTGCCCTGGGTCCAAAATTGTCTTAGACATTTCTGCTCCCCCTCTCTGTCCCCACAGATGCCTGGTGAGCTTGCTGAGCAGTCTACAGCTCCTTCCTGGGGGGCCCGTAGCCttgtcccctcccctcctgcctgctCAGCGGGCTCCAGTCCCACGGTGTCTGTGGGCCTGGGGACTGACCTTTCTCCCGCTCAGTAGAGCCTTTCAGCAGGTGGGGGCCGAGGCTGCTGCGATTCCGGGTCGGGACGCTGAGCAGGGGCCGTGGAGATATAGGCCTGGAGGTGGGGCAAGCAGGAATGGGGGCAGGGGTCATGGTGGGGAGCCCAGGCCAAGGGTCATGGTCTGAGTCAGGCAGTGGGACCCCAAGACAAGTCAGTGGCTGTGACCCTGAAAGAAGGGTCAGGAGCTGAGACCTTAAGAGATGCCTAGGGATAGAAATGGGGTGAGGGGATGGGGCCAGAAGGTACCAGGAGTCTGGGTCACTTTCCCGAAAGCCCTTGGCAAAAGGGTTGCTGGCAATTTTCAGCTGGGTGATCTGCAGAGGAGAGAGTGTAGTAAGAGGTCAGCCTTGAGCTGGGGAGAGGCTGTGGGGCCCCGGGCtagtcaccctctcctccctggaTCCCCGCAATCTGGAGGCCCTGGGCCTCTCAGTCCAGGAACCACAGAGCCAGTGGGTGTGAAGGCAGAGGAATGACTGTGGGCTGATGCCCATGGAGTCCCGGAAGGACAGACGAGCAGGGCTCTGTGTGCCTGTCGGGCCTAAGAACCTGGTACTTCAGTTTCTCCCACGTGATGGGCTAGGGGAGtcaggtcaggaacggtggcctGACGCACCCGGTGGTTCTGATATGCTGTCACAGCCGTGAACTGGGTCTCCGCGAAGATGAAGGACTTGAAGTTCTCCTGGGCGTAGCGCTCGCTGTCTTTGCGCGGATCCACG from Budorcas taxicolor isolate Tak-1 chromosome 25, Takin1.1, whole genome shotgun sequence encodes the following:
- the NUDT8 gene encoding mitochondrial coenzyme A diphosphatase NUDT8 gives rise to the protein MLPDCLSAEGEQRCRRLLAGATARLRARPAAAAVLVPLCSVHGVPALLYTLRSSRLAGRHKGDVSFPGGKCDPADRDVVHTALRETQEELGLAVPEEKVWGVLRPVHDREKATVVPVLAGVGPLDPQSLRPNPEEVDEVFALPLAHLLQEQNQGYTHFCHGGHFQYTLPVFLHGPHRVWGLTAVITEFTLKLLAPGVYQPRLAGPELPRG